Proteins encoded by one window of Bacillota bacterium:
- a CDS encoding ATP-grasp domain-containing protein, protein MGARRGRPFRRVLVANRGEIARRVLRACRRLGLETVAVYSDADAGALWVREADAAVRLGPAPARESYLSAERILAAARETGAEAIHPGYGFLAEEAAFAEAVERAGLVWIGPPPGAMRALGDKSRARRLARRLGVPVLEGYDGEEQSEERFLAEAERIGWPLLVKAAAGGGGRGMRVVRRREELPAALESARREAEAAFGDGRLLLERYLERPRHVEVQLLFDLEGRGVHLGERECSVQRRHQKLVEESPSPAVDEGLRRRLGEAALALAREVGYAGAGTVEFLLDEGGGFHFLEVNARIQVEHPVTEEVTGLDLVALQLRLAAGEPLPLGQEEVRLRGHAMEVRLYAESPEEGFLPSTGRLERFRLPAGRIPGLRVESGFAEGESVGPHYDALLAKLVARGEDRGEARERLREALAATEIEGPATNLALLRRVAADPAFAAGDLSTRFLEERGLLRPAAAPARAAAAAALAGRLCDAGARPEGADGRSAFVRLGPWREGEGVVTRWQGVPGDAGGDPVVRLRGEGERLDAEVEGAAAESGRYRLLGREEAPGGFWLRLEAMPAGVRHRLRLWRLAGGGWQVEEPGGGAWELRPAPAAPPPVRAAARAAAPEATHASAGGDGSRALVTAPLPGTLVALRVRTGDRVERNQPLLVLEAMKMEHLVTAPQQGRVEAILRAPGDAVQRGEPLLRLAP, encoded by the coding sequence ATGGGCGCGCGGCGGGGACGGCCCTTCCGGCGCGTGCTGGTGGCCAACCGCGGCGAGATCGCCCGCCGGGTGCTGCGCGCCTGCCGGCGCCTCGGCCTGGAGACGGTGGCGGTCTACTCCGACGCCGACGCGGGGGCGCTCTGGGTGCGCGAAGCCGACGCCGCCGTCCGCCTGGGGCCTGCGCCGGCGCGGGAGAGCTACCTGAGCGCGGAGCGGATCCTGGCGGCGGCGCGGGAGACGGGGGCGGAGGCGATCCACCCCGGCTACGGCTTCCTCGCGGAGGAGGCCGCCTTCGCGGAGGCGGTGGAGCGGGCCGGCCTGGTCTGGATCGGCCCGCCGCCCGGGGCGATGCGCGCGCTCGGCGACAAGAGCCGCGCGCGCCGGCTGGCGCGCCGCCTGGGGGTGCCGGTGCTGGAGGGCTACGACGGCGAGGAGCAGTCGGAGGAGCGCTTCCTGGCCGAGGCGGAGCGGATCGGCTGGCCGCTCCTGGTCAAGGCGGCGGCGGGTGGCGGCGGACGGGGCATGCGGGTCGTCCGCCGGCGGGAGGAGCTGCCGGCGGCGCTGGAGTCGGCCCGGCGCGAGGCGGAGGCCGCCTTCGGCGACGGGCGCCTCCTCCTGGAGCGCTACCTGGAGCGCCCGCGGCACGTGGAGGTCCAGCTCCTCTTCGACCTCGAGGGACGGGGGGTCCACCTGGGCGAGCGCGAGTGCTCCGTCCAGCGCCGCCACCAGAAGCTGGTGGAGGAGAGCCCCTCCCCGGCGGTGGACGAGGGGTTGCGGCGCCGGCTGGGCGAGGCCGCGCTGGCGCTGGCACGGGAGGTCGGCTACGCCGGCGCGGGGACGGTGGAGTTCCTGCTGGACGAGGGCGGCGGCTTCCACTTCCTGGAGGTGAACGCGCGCATCCAGGTGGAGCACCCGGTGACCGAGGAGGTGACCGGCCTCGACCTGGTGGCGCTCCAGCTCCGCCTGGCGGCGGGCGAGCCGCTGCCGCTGGGGCAGGAGGAGGTGCGCCTGCGCGGCCACGCCATGGAGGTACGCCTCTACGCTGAGTCGCCCGAGGAAGGCTTCCTCCCCTCCACCGGCCGGCTGGAACGCTTCCGGCTGCCCGCCGGCCGGATCCCGGGCCTGCGTGTGGAGAGCGGCTTCGCCGAGGGGGAGAGCGTCGGCCCGCACTACGACGCGCTCCTGGCCAAGCTGGTGGCGCGCGGGGAGGACCGCGGCGAGGCGCGGGAGCGCCTGCGGGAGGCGCTGGCGGCGACGGAGATCGAGGGCCCGGCCACCAACCTGGCGTTGCTCCGCCGGGTGGCGGCCGATCCGGCCTTCGCCGCCGGCGACCTCTCGACGCGCTTCCTGGAGGAGCGTGGGCTGCTGCGCCCGGCGGCGGCGCCGGCGCGCGCGGCGGCCGCCGCCGCCCTGGCCGGTCGCCTCTGCGACGCGGGCGCCCGGCCGGAGGGCGCGGACGGGCGCTCCGCCTTCGTCCGCCTGGGCCCCTGGCGGGAGGGCGAGGGCGTCGTGACGCGCTGGCAGGGCGTGCCGGGCGACGCGGGCGGCGATCCGGTGGTCCGCCTGCGGGGCGAGGGGGAGCGGCTCGACGCCGAGGTCGAGGGCGCGGCGGCGGAGTCCGGGCGCTACCGCCTGCTCGGCCGGGAGGAGGCGCCGGGCGGCTTCTGGCTCCGCCTGGAGGCGATGCCGGCCGGCGTCCGGCACCGCCTCCGCCTCTGGCGCCTGGCCGGCGGCGGCTGGCAGGTGGAGGAGCCGGGCGGGGGCGCCTGGGAGCTCCGACCGGCGCCCGCCGCGCCGCCCCCGGTCCGGGCCGCCGCCCGCGCCGCCGCGCCGGAGGCGACGCACGCCTCGGCCGGCGGGGACGGCTCCCGGGCGCTGGTCACCGCCCCGCTTCCCGGCACGCTGGTCGCCCTGCGCGTGCGCACCGGCGACCGCGTGGAGCGGAACCAGCCGCTCCTCGTCCTCGAGGCCATGAAGATGGAACACCTGGTCACCGCGCCGCAGCAGGGGCGCGTGGAGGCGATCCTGCGCGCGCCCGGCGACGCCGTCCAGCGCGGCGAGCCGCTGCTCCGGCTGGCGCCCTGA
- a CDS encoding DUF2267 domain-containing protein codes for MVSSHVDEDAIRQVRAVFGALQEGMPQETRERLAAGLPPEVADWWRDPA; via the coding sequence CTGGTCTCCAGCCACGTGGACGAGGACGCGATCCGGCAGGTGCGCGCCGTCTTCGGCGCCCTCCAGGAGGGGATGCCGCAGGAGACGCGCGAACGGTTGGCCGCCGGGCTGCCGCCGGAGGTGGCCGACTGGTGGCGGGACCCCGCCTGA
- a CDS encoding methylcrotonoyl-CoA carboxylase, with protein sequence MRALVDELRRRLRAAREQREPEAVARHRERGKWLARERVEALLDPGSAFLELSPLAAWGMYGDEAPQAGILTGIGRVAGRECVIVANDATVKGGTYYPMTVKKHLRAQEVAEQNRLPCIYLVDSGGAFLPLQAEVFPDRDHFGRIFYNQARMSAQGIPQIAAVMGSCTAGGAYVPAMSDQAVIVRGTGTIFLGGPPLVKAATGEEVSAEELGGADVHSRLSGVTDYLAEDDAEAIALLRRIVADLGPAEPPAWEAAEAEPPAFDPEELYGIVPADPRQSYDVREVIARLVDGSRFHEFKELYGTTLVTGWARIMGYPVGIVANNGVLFSESALKGAHFIELCDQRGIPLLFLQNITGFMVGREYENRGIAKDGAKMVTAVATAEVPKLTVVIGGSFGAGNYAMAGRAYSPRFLWMWPNARISVMGGRQAASTLLTVRLEALARQGRSLGEEERRAFQEPILAKYEEEGNPYYSTARLWDDGIIDPAETRQVVALGLAAAARGAARPWGRGEGGERRRFGVFRM encoded by the coding sequence ATGCGGGCGCTGGTGGACGAGCTGCGCCGGCGCCTGCGCGCGGCGCGCGAGCAGCGCGAGCCGGAGGCGGTGGCGCGCCACCGGGAGCGCGGCAAGTGGCTGGCGCGGGAGCGGGTGGAGGCGCTCCTCGATCCGGGGAGCGCCTTCCTGGAGCTGAGCCCCCTGGCCGCCTGGGGCATGTACGGCGACGAGGCGCCGCAGGCCGGCATCCTGACCGGGATCGGCCGCGTGGCCGGGCGCGAGTGCGTCATCGTCGCCAACGACGCCACGGTCAAGGGCGGCACCTACTACCCCATGACGGTCAAGAAGCACCTGCGCGCCCAGGAGGTAGCCGAGCAGAACCGCCTGCCCTGCATCTACCTGGTCGACTCGGGCGGGGCCTTCCTGCCGCTCCAGGCGGAGGTCTTCCCCGACCGCGACCACTTCGGGCGCATCTTCTACAACCAGGCGCGCATGTCGGCCCAGGGGATCCCGCAGATCGCCGCGGTGATGGGCTCCTGCACGGCGGGCGGCGCCTACGTCCCGGCCATGAGCGACCAGGCGGTGATCGTCCGCGGCACGGGGACCATCTTCCTGGGCGGGCCGCCGCTGGTGAAGGCGGCCACGGGCGAGGAGGTGAGCGCCGAGGAGCTGGGCGGCGCCGACGTCCACAGCCGCCTCTCCGGCGTCACCGACTACCTGGCCGAGGACGACGCCGAGGCCATCGCCCTGCTCCGCCGCATCGTGGCCGACCTGGGGCCGGCGGAGCCGCCGGCCTGGGAGGCGGCGGAGGCCGAGCCGCCGGCCTTCGACCCGGAGGAGCTGTACGGCATCGTGCCCGCCGACCCGCGCCAGTCCTACGACGTGCGCGAGGTGATCGCGCGCCTCGTGGACGGCAGCCGCTTCCACGAGTTCAAGGAGCTCTACGGCACCACCCTGGTGACCGGCTGGGCGCGCATCATGGGCTATCCGGTGGGCATCGTGGCCAACAACGGCGTCCTCTTCTCCGAGAGCGCCCTGAAGGGGGCGCATTTCATCGAGCTCTGCGACCAGCGGGGCATCCCGCTCCTCTTCCTGCAGAACATCACCGGCTTCATGGTCGGGCGCGAGTACGAGAACCGCGGCATCGCCAAGGACGGGGCGAAGATGGTGACGGCGGTGGCGACGGCGGAGGTGCCCAAGCTGACCGTCGTCATCGGCGGCTCGTTCGGGGCGGGCAACTACGCCATGGCCGGGAGGGCCTACTCGCCGCGCTTCCTGTGGATGTGGCCCAACGCCCGCATCAGCGTCATGGGCGGGCGCCAGGCGGCCTCCACGCTCCTCACCGTCCGCCTGGAGGCGCTGGCGCGCCAGGGGCGGAGCCTGGGCGAGGAGGAGCGGCGCGCCTTCCAGGAGCCCATCCTGGCCAAGTACGAGGAGGAGGGGAACCCCTACTACTCCACCGCCCGGCTCTGGGACGACGGCATCATCGACCCGGCCGAGACGCGCCAGGTGGTGGCGCTGGGGCTGGCGGCGGCCGCGCGCGGCGCCGCGCGACCCTGGGGGCGGGGAGAGGGAGGGGAGCGGCGCCGTTTCGGCGTCTTTCGCATGTAG
- a CDS encoding thioesterase family protein yields the protein MPGERETGALPPGLVPGLEGVASVRVTEERTAAAAASGALPVFGTPFLLALMEEAAFNATAPHLGPGQSTVGTAVELRHLAPTPTGLTVTARARLVRVEGRRLLFEVEAEDGFERVGEARHERYVVDVPRFLERAARKAGGPA from the coding sequence ATGCCCGGCGAGCGCGAGACGGGGGCGCTGCCCCCGGGGCTGGTGCCCGGACTGGAGGGGGTGGCCAGCGTGCGCGTGACGGAGGAGCGGACGGCGGCGGCGGCGGCCAGCGGGGCGCTGCCGGTCTTCGGCACGCCCTTCCTCCTGGCGCTCATGGAGGAGGCGGCCTTCAACGCCACCGCGCCCCATCTGGGGCCCGGCCAGTCGACGGTGGGGACGGCGGTGGAGTTGCGTCACCTGGCGCCGACCCCCACCGGGCTGACGGTGACGGCGCGGGCGCGGCTGGTCCGCGTGGAGGGACGGCGCCTCCTCTTCGAGGTGGAGGCGGAGGACGGCTTCGAGCGGGTGGGGGAGGCGCGCCATGAGCGCTACGTGGTGGACGTGCCGCGCTTCCTCGAGCGGGCGGCGAGGAAGGCGGGGGGCCCGGCCTGA
- a CDS encoding phosphoadenylyl-sulfate reductase, translating to MIESPPRPEELERAAAELEEAPAEEILRWSVARWAPEIALATSLGAEDMVVLDLLAQVQERPRAFFLDTGLHFPETYALMERVRAAYPRLELEVLRPRLDLARQAELYGPALWRRDPDLCCALRKVEPLERALRPLSAWVTGLRREQAPTRRAIRVVEWDRRHGLVKVNPLARWRRGDVWRYLRARCLPYHPLHDRGYPSVGCQPCTTPVAEGEDERAGRWRGLGKTECGLHV from the coding sequence GTGATCGAGAGCCCCCCGCGGCCGGAGGAGCTGGAGCGGGCAGCCGCCGAGCTGGAGGAGGCGCCGGCCGAGGAGATCCTGCGCTGGTCGGTCGCGCGCTGGGCGCCGGAGATCGCCCTGGCCACAAGCCTGGGCGCGGAGGACATGGTGGTGCTCGATCTGCTGGCACAGGTGCAGGAGCGGCCGCGCGCCTTCTTTCTGGACACGGGCCTCCACTTCCCGGAGACGTACGCGCTGATGGAACGCGTCCGGGCCGCCTACCCCCGCCTGGAGCTGGAGGTCTTGCGCCCGCGCCTCGACCTGGCGCGGCAGGCCGAGCTCTACGGCCCGGCCCTCTGGCGGCGCGACCCCGACCTCTGCTGCGCGCTGCGCAAGGTGGAGCCGTTGGAGCGGGCGCTCCGGCCGCTCTCCGCCTGGGTGACCGGCCTTCGCCGCGAGCAGGCGCCCACCCGCCGCGCCATACGAGTGGTCGAGTGGGACCGGCGCCACGGCCTGGTCAAGGTCAACCCGCTGGCCCGCTGGCGGCGCGGTGACGTCTGGCGCTACCTGCGCGCGCGCTGCCTCCCCTACCACCCTCTGCACGACCGCGGTTACCCCAGCGTCGGCTGCCAGCCCTGCACCACCCCGGTGGCCGAGGGGGAGGACGAGCGCGCCGGCCGCTGGCGCGGCCTGGGCAAGACGGAGTGTGGTCTCCATGTCTGA
- the sat gene encoding sulfate adenylyltransferase yields the protein MSEAGRETLPPYGGRLVDRRLPPGRQEEALAEARSLPALELPRHLWGELELLADGGYSPLEGFMEEPDYVSVLERLRLAGGLPWGLPLLLRLPDGLGAARRPRPGQRLRLEAGGRPVALMEVRSLFRAPRRREAELVFGTRDRSHPGVARLEEQGEWAVGGPVWLLEEPPLRLPPRWARYRMRPAETRALFRRLGWRRVVAFQTRNPIHRAHEYLLKCALEIADGLLVHPLVGETRPGEVPAETRLLAYEATLGRRFPAGRALLALYPASMRYAGPREALMHAVARRNYGATHLIVGRDHAGVGGFYGPYDAQRIFDLFEPGELGIEILRFEAAFYCRSCGGMATAKTCPHGPEERLSLSGTQVREKLRRGERLPGEFTRPEVAAVLEAARAGDEGP from the coding sequence ATGTCTGAGGCGGGACGGGAGACGCTGCCGCCCTACGGCGGACGCCTCGTGGACCGCCGCCTGCCGCCCGGGCGCCAGGAGGAGGCGCTGGCGGAGGCGCGTTCGCTGCCGGCCCTGGAGCTGCCCCGGCACCTCTGGGGCGAGCTGGAGCTCCTCGCCGACGGCGGCTACAGCCCGCTGGAGGGCTTCATGGAGGAGCCCGATTACGTCTCCGTGCTGGAGCGCCTCCGCCTGGCCGGCGGGCTTCCCTGGGGCCTGCCGCTCCTCCTGCGCCTGCCGGACGGCCTGGGCGCCGCCCGGCGGCCGCGTCCCGGCCAGCGCCTCCGGCTGGAGGCGGGGGGGCGGCCGGTGGCGCTGATGGAGGTGCGGAGCCTCTTCCGCGCACCCCGGCGGCGGGAGGCGGAGCTCGTCTTCGGCACGCGCGACCGCTCTCACCCCGGCGTGGCCCGTCTCGAGGAACAGGGCGAGTGGGCCGTCGGCGGCCCCGTCTGGCTGCTGGAGGAGCCGCCGCTGCGGCTGCCCCCGCGCTGGGCCCGCTACCGCATGCGCCCGGCCGAGACGCGCGCGCTCTTCCGCCGGCTGGGTTGGCGGCGGGTGGTGGCCTTCCAGACGCGGAACCCCATCCACCGCGCGCACGAATACCTGCTCAAGTGCGCCCTGGAGATCGCCGACGGCCTCCTCGTCCACCCCCTGGTGGGCGAGACGCGGCCCGGCGAGGTGCCGGCGGAGACGCGCCTCCTCGCCTATGAGGCGACGCTCGGCCGGCGTTTCCCGGCGGGGCGCGCCCTCCTGGCGCTCTACCCGGCCTCCATGCGCTACGCGGGCCCGCGCGAGGCGCTGATGCACGCCGTGGCGCGGCGCAACTACGGCGCCACGCACCTCATCGTCGGGCGCGACCACGCCGGCGTCGGCGGCTTCTACGGGCCCTACGACGCGCAGCGCATCTTCGACCTCTTCGAGCCGGGGGAGCTGGGCATCGAGATCCTCCGCTTCGAGGCCGCCTTCTATTGCCGTTCCTGCGGCGGCATGGCCACCGCCAAGACCTGCCCCCACGGCCCGGAGGAGCGCCTCAGCCTGAGCGGCACCCAGGTGCGCGAGAAGCTCCGCCGCGGCGAGCGACTGCCCGGCGAGTTCACCCGCCCGGAGGTGGCCGCCGTCCTCGAGGCCGCCCGCGCCGGCGACGAGGGGCCCTGA
- a CDS encoding TetR/AcrR family transcriptional regulator — MAEAGVGTQHALRREEIIQVAAELFREKGYRNSTLAEVAARLGVTRPALYHYIRSKEELLSEIYGRVMSRLLGQLEEILARGLDPVESLRAILVAHVEFVIRNRAIVTVFFQEKGSLPAEQYRRIADQKRRYDALVQAVVERGQRAGLLRPLDPKLTVYAIMGMANWPYQWFHPEGPASARELGELCAELVLSGLRAEGAPAAAGAGAAPAARARGGAR; from the coding sequence GTGGCCGAGGCCGGCGTGGGCACGCAGCACGCGCTCCGCCGCGAGGAGATCATCCAGGTGGCGGCGGAGCTCTTCCGCGAGAAGGGGTACCGGAACAGCACCCTGGCCGAGGTGGCCGCGCGCCTCGGGGTGACCCGGCCCGCCCTCTACCACTACATCCGCTCCAAGGAGGAGCTGCTGAGCGAGATCTACGGCCGGGTGATGAGCCGCCTGCTGGGCCAGCTGGAGGAGATCCTGGCGCGAGGGCTCGACCCGGTGGAGAGTCTCCGCGCCATCCTGGTCGCCCACGTGGAGTTCGTCATCCGCAACCGCGCCATCGTCACCGTCTTCTTCCAGGAGAAGGGCTCGCTGCCCGCCGAGCAGTACCGGCGCATCGCCGACCAGAAACGGCGTTATGACGCGCTGGTCCAGGCGGTGGTGGAGCGCGGCCAGCGCGCCGGGCTCCTCCGCCCGCTCGACCCCAAGCTGACCGTCTACGCCATCATGGGCATGGCCAACTGGCCCTACCAGTGGTTCCACCCCGAGGGCCCGGCCTCGGCGCGCGAGCTGGGCGAGCTCTGCGCCGAGCTGGTCCTCTCCGGGCTGCGCGCCGAAGGTGCGCCCGCCGCGGCCGGCGCCGGCGCCGCCCCGGCGGCCCGGGCCAGGGGGGGCGCGCGGTGA